The Castanea sativa cultivar Marrone di Chiusa Pesio chromosome 11, ASM4071231v1 genome contains a region encoding:
- the LOC142616213 gene encoding CASP-like protein 4D1 produces the protein MALRKSQVAILTLRGLSLLFLLLSLIILITNKNTEADSRHYWKKLYSYSFMFGISVVGIGYTLLQTVAFVAFRIVMENDKGVLFEFYGDKAISYLLATAAAAGIGVSTDLKNYNNGHYKTRYFDMGFVSAGCLLLAFVCTASLSIMSSYALQKKL, from the exons ATGGCACTACGAAAATCTCAAGTTGCGATTCTTACGTTGAGGGGcctttctttacttttcctaTTACTGTCACTCATAATCCTTATTACAAATAAGAACACAGAAGCTGATAGTAGACACTACTGGAAGAAGCTTTATAGTTACAG CTTCATGTTTGGTATTAGCGTCGTTGGCATTGGATATACCCTCTTGCAAACAGTTGCATTTGTAGCGTTCCGGATCGTGATGGAGAATGATAAAGGGGTTCTCTTTGAATTTTATGGTGACAAG GCTATATCATACTTATTAGCCACCGCGGCAGCTGCAGGAATTGGTGTTAGCACAGATTTGAAGAATTATAATAATGGACATTACAAAACGAGATATTTCGATATGGGATTTGTCTCAGCTGGCTGCCTTCTTCTCGCATTTGTGTGCACTGCTTCATTGTCAATCATGTCTTCTTATGCACTTCAAAAGAAACTTTAG
- the LOC142617807 gene encoding CASP-like protein 4D1 encodes MALPKSQVATLTLRGLSLLFLLLSFIILITNKNTESEKYAWKALYSYSYMFGIGIIGIAYSLLQTIAFVMFRIVMENDKGVLFELYGDKVISYVLATAAAAGIGASIDFKNCYDGFYNTRYFNMGFVSAGRLLLAFVCTASLSIMSSYALQKKV; translated from the exons ATGGCACTACCAAAATCTCAGGTCGCGACTCTTACGTTGAGGGGCCTCTCTTTACTTTTCCTATTACTATCATTCATAATCCTTATTACTAATAAGAACACAGAATCTGAAAAGTACGCCTGGAAGGCTCTTTATAGCTACAG CTACATGTTTGGTATTGGCATCATTGGGATTGCATATAGCCTTTTGCAAACAATTGCATTTGTAATGTTCCGGATCGTGATGGAGAATGATAAAGGGGTTCTCTTTGAATTGTATGGTGACAAG GTTATATCATACGTACTAGCCACCGCGGCAGCTGCAGGAATTGGTGCTAGCATAGATTTCAAAAATTGTTATGATGGGTTTTACAATACGAGATATTTCAATATGGGATTTGTATCAGCTGGCCGCCTTCTCCTCGCATTTGTGTGCACTGCTTCATTGTCAATCATGTCTTCTTATGCACTTCAAAAGAAAGTTTAG